The Setaria viridis chromosome 6, Setaria_viridis_v4.0, whole genome shotgun sequence genome contains a region encoding:
- the LOC117860982 gene encoding ATP-dependent Clp protease adapter protein CLPS1, chloroplastic → MEAAVPSRVALSAASRFPNRHAVAGDRSTIYKGRCQSLAIPMALSAAAPGKGGVLDRPVEKTTPGRQSEFDVKKKRKMTPPYRVILHNDNYNRREYVVKVLMKVIPGMTVDNAVNIMQEAHVNGLSVVIVCSQSEAEEHCTSLRGNGLRSSIEPASGGC, encoded by the exons ATGGAAGCCGCGGTGCCCAGCCGTGTCGCGCTCTCCGCGGCAAGCCGCTTCCCCAATCGCCACGCGGTGGCAG GAGATAGATCTACCATTTACAAGGGAAGGTGCCAAAGTCTTGCAATCCCTATGGCTTTGTCAGCAGCTGCACCGGGCAAAGGAGGTGTGCTTGATCGGCCAGTTGAGAAAACTACTCCTGGTCGTCAGTCCGAATTTGATGTGAA GAAAAAGCGCAAAATGACGCCCCCATACCGCGTGATCCTGCACAACGACAACTACAACAGGCGCGAGTACGTCGTCAAGGTCCTGATGAAAGTGATCCCAGGTATGACGGTGGACAACGCGGTGAACATCATGCAGGAGGCGCACGTGAACGGGCTGTCGGTGGTGATCGTCTGCTCCCAGTCGGAGGCCGAGGAGCACTGCACGTCGCTGAGGGGCAACGGCCTGCGGAGCTCGATTGAGCCCGCGAGCGGCGGCTGCTGA